CTTCTCTTCCGCTCCGACGCCAGCACTCGTCCCCAGGACGTGTTTGAGCGATGCGGCTTTGTTTCGGCCAGACGTGCGCTCTTGACCCGGGGGCCCAGCTTGGTGGGGTTCGGATCTTTGGAAGGAGGACGTCGTCCGGGATCCCCCGTCGGGTTTCCGTGGATGCTGAAAAGCAGAGGCTTTTCCGCTCGCAAGTCCGTGTCCTCACTTCCGGAGGAGGTGCCAGCCGCGCACGCTGGTCAGGGCTGGCTGGGAGCCGGGAGGGGCGCGGCGCTCCCCGCAGCGCTCTGTCACTGACCGGCCACCTCTGCCACACCCTTCCGAGGATGAAGCTGGGGCGTCCGGCGCGGGCCTGCGACAGTACTGTCTGCGGCTCCATCCCTGGGGCCGTGCTGGCTCTCACCCTGCCGGCCCCGCTACCCTTAGGGTCTGACACCCGGAAACGTCCCTGCCAGGGGCTTAACCCGCTGCCCAGGGTGGCACGTGCCCGTTGGCAGAGCCTCCATCCGGGTAGTCAGGGCCAGGAGCTGGCGAGTAAGGGGCTCCTCCCAGAGCTGCCTGTCGtaggaaaaatgaaagtaatttccTCTGGGCAATTGCAGCCGCTCCGCCAGTCCGGAGTGCTCCCTGCGTGGGGCCGGCCAGACTGGGGGCAGCGTCCCAGATGGACGACTGAATCATTTCACGAGTGACTGGTCTCTGCTTGTCTCTGTCCAGAAGCCTCCAAGGCATTTCCGACGGGGACCACCCAACCTGCAGATTAGAGCCCCCGGCGGAGACGCCAAGgaccagaggcaggaggaggcccagaggagggcagaggcagcCGGCGCGGCTCGCCGGGAAGACAACGCGCAGGGAAACCGCGCCAGGTACCAGGAGCCGCGGAGAGGGACTGAACGGGGCCGCAGAGGCCGTCAGGCCTCTCGTGGCGTTTCTTTTCCTGGAGAGCAAAGAGGACCGGCCTGACGCATAATGCGCCTTCTGCAGACAGTGTGTGCCCcgtggggggtgggagggcggggCGGGCCCCCCCGCGTGGAGGCCGAGGGCGGGCCCCCCCGCGTGGAGGCCGAGTCTGAGCCCAGCGAGGCTGTGACCTCGACCTCGACCTCGGGGCATCGGCACCTCGGCCCCTGCTCTGAGCGCGCTCTCCTCCCGCTCCAGCTGGACGGGCGCAGGGACCGCGCCGGAGCAGCGCACCCAGCTCCCTCCGAGAAAGGCGGAGGCCCCGCCCAGGCCTTCCCCGCAGGCCCTCAGGCCACGGAGCAGTCCAGGTGAGGTCCGGCCTGCGCCCTCTCGGGCCTCCCCCGGGCACTCTGAGGGCGGGGGCGTGTGGACACGCACAAGAGCGGCAGGGCGGCGGGGGGCTCCTGCCGTCCCTCCGAGCGCCGCTCAGCCTTGGACACGCAGGTGCAAGGATGAGCGGGTCTCGGCGTCAGCACCCCTCCGGGCTTTGGTGACGACGTGGGGCTCCTTGGCGGCTGTCTTCCCGTGTCCGGCGCTGCAGGCGCACAGGAACGTGCGTGCGGGAGGCTCGTTTCCCGCCTGTGTCCGGGCAGCCAGGGGCCCGGGTGCTGCGGTCCTCATGTCGCCCCTTGAGGGGTCAGCCTGTCCTGTTCCCATTCCACGGACAGGAGAACTGAGTCTGGGTCCCCGCCGGGACCCTCTGCTCTCGGTGCTGGAGCCCCCAGGGAGGACAGGAGAGCCCGGGGTGGGGACTCGTGGCCACGCACGTGGGGACACGGGGCGACCGCGTGGGGTTAGAAGTGGACGGCAGAGCCGTGGGTGTCGACACTGACGGGACGTGTGGTGAAGCCGCGGACACGTGTTCCCCCGCGCGGTAGCCCGTGTGTGCGCGTGGCCCCCCACGTGTGGCAGGAAGCAGCCTCTGGATGCGCCCCGAGGGCGCCCTGGCGAGTGTCCGAGCGGCCTTGGCGGTGTCTGCTCCCCGTTGCGAGTGCCCGCGGCTTATCGGGCAGGACGCAGCACCGCCAGACGAGGTGTTTTTGTCCGGGTCACCAGTGCCTGTCACGTTTGACGTCCCCAAACCGGACTGCACCTCGCAGCCGTGGTGGTCCCGCGGCCTGCGATGCTTAGCTCTGCACGTGTTCACTACCCCCCGAGGGTGGGCCCCGCCGGGCCCTGGTGGAGGCGGCGGGCCCGGGCCAGGCAGCGGGTCCTGCTCAGACCTTCGCTGCAGCCCGTGGTGGCCCCCGTCAGCCTCACTGTCCGGGGGGCCGCAGGACAGCTCTGTCCGGACACCCACGCCCCGCTTCCCTCCTCGCAGCCTCGCAGAACGAGCGCCAGAAGGCTGTGGTCGCCGCCTTCCGCCACGCGTGGGCCGGATACCGCAAGTTCGCCTGGGGCCACGACGAGCTGAAGCCCGTGTCCAAGTCCTTCAGCGAGTGGTTCGGCCTCGGCCTCACGCTGATCGACGCCCTGGACACCATGTGGATTTTGGGTCTGAAGAAAGGTATCTGCTCATCCCCAGCATGGGGGCCGAGCTCTCCTGCGTGACTCTCGGGCCCGAGCGAGCCTGGGCTGGGAGGTGTCCACGCGCCGTGTCCCGCTGGGCTGCGCCTCCCCTCGTCCTGGGTGCCACGGTGGCCGTGCTGGCCCTGGGCAGGTCCTTTGTCCCCTCACATCCAGGCGGCCAGGGGATGCTCAGGACAGGCGTCCCCTGCGCCCCCTGCCGAGAGCTGAGTGAGGCTGTAGGTGGGCTTCCAGGGGCGTTCCCAGCCCGTGTTTCTGTCGCAGTCAGGCGGGGCCCGGTGGTGGGAGGTGACACGTGATCTGACGGAGTCGCCAGCGCCCCGAATCTCTCCCTAGTGTCCTCCTGTGCCGCGCAGATGGGGCTGAGTTGGGATGGTGTGTCTCTAGGTGTTTCTAAGCTGGCATTTTAAACATCTGCTTTAAGTTTTCTGATTGGGCTGAAGACCGCTTGCCGCTCACTCACCCTCGTGGTCCTCTGTAGCGTGGCTGGGACTGTGGAGCACGTGACCTCGTGCTGCATGGCCTTCCCCCAGCTGCACACTGGCTCAGTTGTTTTTGCGGGATTGGAAGCCTTCAGGGTCCCCTCTTGCACTAGGAAGTGACGTTGAAACCCTGCAGGGGGTGCGTGTGGCCCCAGAGGGAGCGGTCAGGGAAACGCTTGGACTGTTAATTTCTTCCTGAATCTGTGCTGTTTCACGCGATAGAATTTGAAGAAGCCAGGAGGTGGGTGTCCCAGAGgttattatttcagaaaaacGTGGACGTCAACCTGTTTGAGAGCACCATCCGGATCCTGGGGGGTCTTCTGAGCGCCTTCCACTTGTCCGGGGATGTCCTCTTTCTGAAAAAGGCTGTGAGTGTCCCGGCACCAGGTCGGCTCCCGTCCTGGGGGCACCGGGGTCTCGAGTGCTGCACAGTCGGTCCCTTTCTCGTGGGATCAGGGTGGGGAGGCGGTTGTTTGcagtctcctctcccctccacgcACTCGAGTCTGTTTCCGTGCACGTGCGTGGCTCAAGTGGCCCTGCCGCCTGCACGCATGGTCACTCAGAGCTGCTTGAGTCCAGCTCGGTTTTTGCAGCTCCTCAGGGGTGGGGCCCCATGAAGCCAGCAGACTCATCTCTCCCGTGGATTAGATGGAAACGGGTGACGGGTTAGTGTCCTGCCGTGGAGACAGGCCACTCTGGGACAGGAATCGCTGACTCATCGCTGTGTTGTGTATCAGGAGGATTTTGGAAATCGGTTAATGCCTGCGTTCCAAACACCCTCTAAGATTCCGTATTCCGATGTAAACATCGGCACTGGAGTTGCCCACCCACCGCGTTGGACCTCTGACAGCACGGTGGCCGAGGTGACAAGCATTCAGCTGGAGTTCCGAGAGCTCTCTCGTCTCACGGGAGTTAAGAAATTTCAGGTACGGAGGGGCTGTGCTTCCAGCTGGAGCGGGTTTGCAGCGGGGCTGTCTCTGCTTCAGTGGGGCATCCGGGCCCCTGGCTGGCTGTGCTGTTTACACTTTGGACTCGGGGATCCTCTCCTTGCCCTTGCAGGGGTTGGGCGGGGCTTGGTGGGCAAGTTCACCGGCTCCCCGGCCAGCTCTGATTGATGGACTTTTCAGTCGGGATAGAAGCACGTTTGCTCTGTGAGGTTTCCCATGTGGGTAAGCAGATCTCTGTTACTGGGAAACATCTGGGTGTAGATTGAGAGACCCCAGTTTTCTGGGTCCCACCTCCACATTCCATCCACGGATAGTCATGTTTCCACCCAGGACAATCCTGCTGTCCTCAGTCCTTGAGTTTATTACACCTACAACTTTTCTGGTATCATGTCAGGTACATGTTCTGTTTTGGGAATAAGTAGTTGCCATCTTACTCAGCTTACCACAAAAACTAACAGCAAAGGGGTGTAGCAATTGATGATGGGAACAAAAGTTAATGAAACACAGAACTTAGGTGTAAGGGAAAAGATCAGTGAAGCCAAAGAAGAGGGTAGGTGTCAGCTGCATGGCAGAGTCGGCAGCGCCAAGCTCTCATTCCCCcaacagaaacatacacacacacacacacacacacacagaatcagaAACATCACAGCCAGCtttcaacaacagcaacaacaaaatcacaaggaaaattttaaaagcaggaaagTATGGTCCACTCAAAGGAACAAAACTAGTTGATAGAAACCATCCCTGAAGAACTTCAGACATCAGAATATTAGAAAAAGACTTTAAGAGAATTGTCTTAGAAATGCTAAAAGAGCTCAAGGAAAACATGCACATGGAAgtaaaggaaatccaaaaactaaagtatgaacaaaatgagaatatcgaTAAGGAGAAACTATTAAAAGTAAGTAAAGTCTCATACTGAAAAGTACattgactgaaatgaaaaattcattagagGGTTCAATAGCAGGTTTgagcagggaagagaaagaaagtgaagttGGGGTAGGATTATTGAAACTAGTgtgaagagcagaaagagaaaagactgaagaaCAGTGAACAGAGACCAAGGGACCTCTGGGATCCTATCCTAAGTGGGCCCCACGTGTGCATTATAGTAGTctcaaagaggagagagagaatggcaaaatgaatatttgaaaaactattgttaaaaacttaccaaatttgatgaaagataGGAACCTACAACTCCAAGAAGTTCAATGAACTCCAAGGATCAAGTCAGAGAGACTCACACCAAGACACTTtaataatcaaattgctgaacgacaaagagagaatcttgaaaataGCATGAAATGCCTTGTTATGTACAAGCAGTCTTCagtaggattaacagatactttCTCATCAGAAAACCATAGAGACCAGAAGGCAgtggtatatttaaagtggtggggggacttccctggtggtgcagtggttaagaatccacatgccagtgcaggggacacgggttcaagctctggtccgggaagatcccacatgccacggagcaagtaagcctgtgcgccacaacaactgagcctgtgctctagagcctgcgagccacaactactgaaacctgtgcacccagagccctgctccacaacaagagaagcctgcggaccgcaatgaagagtagctcccgctcacctatcaaaattccaacagtgtttcttttttcttttttttgcagaaattaaaatgtcaatcctcaaattcatatggaattgcaaggggggccctgaatagccaaaataatcttggaaAAGAACAACGTTAGATGACGcacatttcccaatttcaaaacttcctaCGAACTCACAGTGTTCAAAACAGTGTGGTGTTgtcataaggatagacatatagaccaatggaacacaaGTAAGGCtctagaaataaactcatatatCCGGAGCCAATTGGTTTTTGCAAGAGTAGTAAGTCTATTTAATGGGGGAAATAATTTGTCTTCAGCAAATGATTCTGAGAAAATTAGATTTCCACATGAAgttggatccctacctcacaccatatacaaaaaattaactcaaaatgaatcaatgacctaaatataagagctaaaagcACAAAAAAACATACAGGTTAATCTTCATAGCCTTGGGTTTgacaatggattcttagataaaACTCCAAAAGCGCAAACAACAAAAGACACATGTTGGACGTCATCAGAGTAAAAATTTTTGTGCaccaaaggacactatcaagagtacaaaggcaacccacagaatgggagaaaatattttcaaactacaaATCTGATAAGGTTTTAATAAccagaatatactttttaaaacttctaaaactcaacaacaaagacaaaaactcttgaaactcaacaaacaacaaaacctcaaaaacaaaaacccaattaacaaaaaactaaaactcaacaaaatgAGGAATGAAAACATCTTTTATAATGTCAAAAGGGTACATTATATGTTATGTATAATTtaaccccccacacacatacacacacgaacGTGGGCATAACTGCAGGTGCCGCGTGGGTCAGAGCTGAGAGCGCTGGGACCTGCTTGGGGACACCCCTTGCCCATTcaagacatatctccaaagaagatttataAATGTtcagtaagtacatgaaaagatactcaatgtcactaatcaggaaaatgcaaatcaaaatctcaatgaGAGACCACTCACACTCATGGGATGCTACtattaaacagaaaacaagtgttggcaaggatgtggagaaattggaacctttgtgcactgctggttgaaatgtaaaatgatgcaaatgctgtggaaaacagtatggaggttcctcaaaagatgaaacatagaattaccatatgatcctgcaatctcacttctgggtataccccccaaaaaattgaaagcaaggtcttgaagagatatttgtatacccaggttcacagcagcattttaaACAATAGCCAAGagttggaaacaacccaggtgtccactgagggatgaatggatatgcataatgtggtccatccatacaatgaaatattgtttacctttaaaaaggaaggaaatcctgacacgtTGTGACATAGATAAGCCTTGAGGacgttatgctcagtgaaataagccagacagaaaaagacaaattctgtatgattccacttacatgaggtatctagaataggcaaattcatagagaccgGACAATAGAGGTCACCCCAGGCTGGGGGATAGGGAAttgggagttgttgtttaatgagtGAATGGTTTCTGTTTGGAAAAATGAACTCGTTTTAGAAATAATGATGCGTTAAAACCAATGCATTTAGGGActttccctagtggtccagtggttaagactctgcgctcccaatgcagggagcccaggttctatccctagtcaagagaactagatcccgcatgccgcaactaaagatcccataggctgcaaataagacccagcgcagccaaataaataaataaataaacaaataagtaaaagaatatttgtgttttgggggaaaaaaaagccaatgcATTTAAATGTGGTTGAAAGTGTataatttaacacacacacacacacacacacacacacacatgaatatgGCCATAACTCCAGGTGCTGCATGGGCCAGAGCTGAGAGCCCTGGGACCTACTTTGGTACCTCCCAtccatcccccttccccacccttggTTCCTGGCAGCTTTGAGGTCTGAAATGGGCAGAGTAGGTTGTGATGAGGGACTGGGCCTGGCTCCCCAAATCTGTGGGCTGTGGAGGGGGAATCAGGCCCCAGCTTTGTCCCCAAAGTCAGTGGCCCCGGGCAGTTGGGGGAAGGGCCCTGGACCCCGAGACGTACCCGAGTGTTCAGGGTTACCAGGTGTGGCAGGACAGTCTCAGAGGGAATCAGAatgcacctctctgggccttttcAGTCCCACCCCAGGCGTGGAGGAGCTGCCTGGAGGGCTGGGAGCGGGGAACGTGGAGGGTCTGTGGTGGGGCTGTTGGGATCGGGCCCCTGAGCTGATAGAGGAAGAGATGCAAGTGGgagcagcctggggaggggctgccatccagggggaggggctgtgagTCCTGTGTCTTGTCCTGGCCCCCAGCCTGAAGAGGCCGTGGGGGGCCTTCAAGTGTAGCTCTCTCTACACAGGACAGGCATCCCTAGGTGCGGGGATGGGCACCCAGGAACAGGGACACGGGAACATGGGAACCTGGGCGCACAGAGACGCGAGGATGGGGACAAGGGGGCATGGGGACACAAGGACGGGGGCATGGGGGTGGGCACACAGGGACGGGGACACGGGGTGGGCACATGGGGACACGGGAACATGAACACAGGGGCACAGGGATAGGGACATGGGGACggggacacagggatggggacaTGAGGACACGGAGACATGAGGGACATGAGGACATAGGGATGGGGACAGGGACTGTGGAATGATTGTGGTGTGGCACTGGGTGACCTCAGGGTGACTACACCCATAGGGTGGTGTCATGTGATAGACAGTCATTGTCACCATGCTGATTGCCACAGCAACAGTCCTGGGACTGTGTGAGGGGAAGCCAAAGGGCCAGCTGGCCCGGTTTCCTGGCTGTGGCCAGAGCCCaggaccccagcccagcctgggccgTCCCAGCACCAGACAGTCCAGGCCTGGGCAGAGCCTGGGGGTCGAACTGGCCGGGGACAGTCTTGGGAGTGGGAATGGGTGGCTCCCCTTCCCTCTACTGCCTGGGGCGGGGCCACCTTCCCCACCTGCTCTGGGCCTGGCTCACTGCCCACATCCCCAGCAGGACTGTGGTCAGCACGGCCCCACCTGTGCTGAGCGGGCTGCCCAGCTTGGCCTGTCTGGCCCCTCACCAGGCCCTGGACTGGCACCGGGGGAGAGGTGGCCCTTCCGTCCTCTGGGTACTGCGGAG
This Physeter macrocephalus isolate SW-GA chromosome 13, ASM283717v5, whole genome shotgun sequence DNA region includes the following protein-coding sequences:
- the LOC112065486 gene encoding endoplasmic reticulum mannosyl-oligosaccharide 1,2-alpha-mannosidase-like, with translation MSAAGPVAPGVPGCRAEARLVEPEPAHARCRSFPAAHVSARNGLRVGLHSPRTWARAVCRLQQYRPSLRPLPRGNSLRFKSSRAHAGPPELLVVPTECVTKWKQLSRLQRNVVLFLLAFLMLCGLLSYISVADEWKAVGSRSAEGPKVRPANPPVLPAPRRAAENPETFAGASPQKPPRHFRRGPPNLQIRAPGGDAKDQRQEEAQRRAEAAGAARREDNAQGNRASWTGAGTAPEQRTQLPPRKAEAPPRPSPQALRPRSSPASQNERQKAVVAAFRHAWAGYRKFAWGHDELKPVSKSFSEWFGLGLTLIDALDTMWILGLKKEFEEARRWVSQRLLFQKNVDVNLFESTIRILGGLLSAFHLSGDVLFLKKAEDFGNRLMPAFQTPSKIPYSDVNIGTGVAHPPRWTSDSTVAEVTSIQLEFRELSRLTGVKKFQKLKCQSSNSYGIARGALNSQNNLGKEQR